A window from Candidatus Wallbacteria bacterium encodes these proteins:
- a CDS encoding ABC transporter substrate-binding protein, with product MYFRLIAIPLFLFLISGCGNRKIVSDNVSLSLPAAVPPPTTEEVESVDYGDTIVFHMDADAVVLNPLICDDLYSRLVCLWIFNGLVNLDERLELKPSLAETFEVSSDGKQASFHLRKDVKWHDGEEFTTDDVVFTYQKIMDPDTRSRLRFSFSMVDTIEVQGKFDLKVKYKLPNPDAISLWTNAIVARHVYDNRSLDPNLQPVGTGPFRFVEWLPHDHILLEANMQHFRGRPFVDRFLFKYVADFTMAFQMVKQGEIDIMELTADQYLNQAEEPDFLNKYTIHQYNTYFNSLCYNCRNPLFKSPRVRRALTMAIDRQAIVNDIFHGYAYVPARPVSPPYVKYEKKLDPWPYSPDTARRLLESEGWRDTDNDGILEQEGRKFSFEVSVVHGTKNRYLALDIAAANLKKIGVIADCKYYELGQFMRLLYTGSFAAIDTGLLLQDDPYQYFHSSQIFDLQTGNTGLNLVGYRNPEVDSLLDLMRSELNPAERMRLIQRFHELVSDDQPATFMYSDTTLLAVSKRIRGIKPGPDWIFHNMENWYVPRQLQKYVEGN from the coding sequence ATGTACTTCAGACTTATTGCAATCCCGCTTTTCCTGTTCCTGATCTCAGGCTGCGGAAACCGGAAAATTGTTTCAGATAACGTTTCCCTTTCACTACCTGCAGCAGTGCCCCCGCCGACTACAGAGGAAGTCGAAAGTGTGGATTACGGCGATACAATCGTCTTCCACATGGATGCCGATGCAGTAGTGCTCAATCCGCTGATCTGCGATGATCTCTATTCCCGGCTGGTCTGCCTCTGGATTTTCAATGGTCTGGTGAATTTAGACGAGCGGCTTGAGCTTAAACCCTCTCTGGCTGAAACCTTTGAAGTCAGCTCAGACGGGAAGCAGGCGTCTTTCCATCTCAGAAAAGACGTCAAATGGCATGACGGAGAGGAATTCACCACTGACGACGTTGTTTTCACCTATCAGAAGATCATGGACCCAGACACTCGCTCCAGACTGCGTTTCAGCTTTTCAATGGTGGATACGATCGAAGTTCAAGGTAAATTTGATTTAAAAGTCAAATACAAGCTGCCGAATCCGGACGCCATCTCCCTCTGGACTAATGCGATCGTAGCCAGACACGTCTATGACAACAGGAGCCTGGACCCGAATCTGCAGCCTGTAGGCACCGGCCCGTTCCGTTTCGTGGAATGGCTGCCACATGACCATATCCTGCTCGAAGCGAACATGCAGCATTTCAGGGGCCGTCCTTTTGTGGACCGTTTTCTGTTCAAATACGTGGCTGACTTCACCATGGCTTTCCAGATGGTTAAACAGGGCGAGATCGACATCATGGAACTTACTGCCGACCAGTATTTGAATCAGGCCGAAGAGCCTGATTTTCTGAACAAGTACACAATCCATCAATACAACACCTATTTCAATTCCCTCTGCTATAACTGCCGCAATCCACTTTTTAAAAGTCCGCGGGTCAGAAGGGCGCTTACTATGGCCATCGACCGTCAGGCGATCGTCAACGACATTTTCCATGGCTATGCCTATGTCCCTGCGCGACCCGTCTCCCCCCCATATGTAAAATACGAAAAAAAACTTGACCCCTGGCCGTATTCACCCGACACTGCCCGGAGGCTGCTCGAATCGGAAGGATGGCGGGATACAGACAATGACGGGATTCTGGAGCAGGAAGGCCGGAAATTCTCATTCGAGGTCAGCGTGGTCCATGGCACAAAAAATCGCTACCTGGCACTGGACATCGCTGCAGCCAATCTCAAAAAAATCGGAGTCATCGCAGATTGTAAGTATTACGAACTGGGGCAGTTCATGAGACTGCTGTATACAGGAAGTTTCGCAGCCATAGATACCGGATTGCTGCTGCAGGACGACCCGTATCAGTATTTCCATTCTTCCCAGATCTTCGACCTCCAGACAGGCAACACAGGCCTTAACCTGGTCGGATACCGGAACCCGGAAGTGGACAGTTTGCTGGACCTCATGCGCTCTGAGCTCAACCCGGCTGAACGGATGCGCCTGATCCAGAGATTTCACGAGCTGGTCAGCGACGATCAGCCTGCTACATTCATGTATTCAGACACGACACTGCTCGCTGTCAGCAAGCGCATCCGGGGCATAAAACCTGGACCGGACTGGATCTTCCACAACATGGAAAACTGGTATGTGCCCAGGCAGTTGCAGAAATATGTGGAAGGCAACTAG